In Chryseobacterium lactis, a single genomic region encodes these proteins:
- a CDS encoding Crp/Fnr family transcriptional regulator, whose product MEELFNYIKKFGTLNEQDELLIAEGIRKINIKKGKSFVEAGKVSQRIAFVKEGVFRSLYYNKQGDDFTRYFIYEGRFIGDFQGFTEQLPAHEDIEAITDSVLLVIDLNHFKILEEKITIWPVLFARIHGFVAENKLKVASIMLNQDAKSRYIHFLNHYPGLANRVPQSMLASYLGVTPSSLSRIRRNINE is encoded by the coding sequence ATGGAAGAACTTTTTAACTACATCAAAAAATTCGGTACTTTGAATGAGCAGGATGAGCTTCTGATTGCAGAGGGTATCCGGAAAATCAATATAAAGAAAGGAAAAAGTTTTGTTGAGGCAGGAAAGGTGAGCCAGAGGATTGCTTTTGTAAAAGAAGGTGTTTTCCGGTCTTTGTATTATAATAAGCAGGGAGATGATTTTACCCGTTATTTTATCTATGAAGGAAGATTTATAGGAGACTTTCAGGGCTTTACCGAGCAGTTGCCAGCCCACGAAGATATTGAGGCCATTACTGATTCTGTATTACTGGTAATAGATCTTAATCACTTTAAAATACTGGAAGAGAAAATCACGATCTGGCCTGTTCTCTTTGCCAGAATTCATGGTTTTGTAGCAGAAAATAAACTTAAAGTAGCGAGCATCATGTTGAATCAGGACGCAAAATCAAGATATATTCACTTTCTAAATCATTATCCCGGATTGGCTAACAGAGTTCCACAGTCTATGCTGGCTTCTTATCTCGGCGTTACCCCTTCGTCACTGAGCCGTATCAGGAGGAATATCAATGAATAA
- the ku gene encoding non-homologous end joining protein Ku: MKAIWNGAIGFGLVNIPVKIYSATETSKLDLDMLDKSDFSNIKFKRVNESTGKEVKWENIVKGYLMDDRYIVLDEDDYAAASPEKTKILSINQFVKEVEVDSVYFETPYYLEPQKNGENAYRLLLKALEETKMVGIGTFVLRESETIGMIRPYNDDILVLNRLRFDQEIREYADLKIPAKKSPKPAELKMAVSLIKQLSQDFDPTMYKDTYSDELMKIIKQKAKGKNIKAKKAEPAKEGKVIDLMAQLKASLSNTKSKSAS, encoded by the coding sequence ATGAAAGCAATTTGGAACGGCGCCATTGGCTTCGGCTTAGTAAACATTCCCGTTAAGATTTATTCCGCTACAGAAACAAGTAAACTGGATCTTGATATGCTTGATAAATCTGATTTTTCTAATATCAAATTTAAAAGAGTCAATGAAAGTACGGGAAAGGAAGTAAAATGGGAAAATATAGTCAAGGGTTATCTCATGGACGACCGATATATCGTTCTGGATGAAGACGATTATGCAGCAGCAAGTCCCGAAAAGACAAAAATTTTATCCATTAACCAGTTTGTAAAAGAAGTTGAAGTAGACAGTGTTTATTTTGAAACCCCTTATTATCTCGAGCCCCAGAAAAACGGTGAAAATGCCTACAGACTTTTACTTAAAGCTCTTGAAGAAACAAAAATGGTTGGTATCGGAACTTTCGTTCTTCGTGAAAGTGAAACGATTGGAATGATCCGTCCCTACAATGATGATATATTGGTTCTGAACCGTTTGAGGTTTGATCAGGAAATAAGAGAATATGCAGATTTAAAAATACCTGCCAAAAAATCTCCTAAACCGGCAGAGCTTAAGATGGCAGTAAGCCTCATCAAGCAGCTTTCCCAGGATTTTGATCCGACGATGTATAAAGACACCTATTCTGATGAATTGATGAAAATCATTAAACAGAAAGCAAAAGGTAAAAATATAAAAGCCAAAAAAGCCGAACCTGCAAAAGAGGGTAAGGTGATTGACCTTATGGCTCAGTTAAAGGCTAGTTTAAGCAATACCAAATCTAAATCCGCATCATAA
- a CDS encoding DNA polymerase ligase N-terminal domain-containing protein translates to MALKDYQEKRKFDETTEPKGKAKKSKNKLIFVIQRHAASRLHYDFRLEMEGVLKSWAVPKGPSLDPQDKRLAMMVEDHPYDYKDFEGNIPEGNYGAGQVEVWDSGTYEPLDENSKLSDEKELLKELHAGSLKFVLHGKKLKGEFALVKMKNGENNAWLLIKHKDDFAESPYDAEENTSPKSLVTKFLEEKKSLKISPKKKS, encoded by the coding sequence ATGGCTCTGAAAGATTATCAGGAAAAACGGAAGTTCGATGAAACTACCGAACCGAAAGGAAAAGCCAAAAAGAGCAAAAACAAATTGATTTTTGTTATTCAGCGACATGCGGCAAGCCGGCTTCACTACGATTTCAGGTTGGAAATGGAAGGAGTGCTGAAAAGTTGGGCTGTTCCGAAAGGACCGTCTTTAGATCCGCAAGATAAGCGCCTCGCCATGATGGTGGAAGATCATCCTTATGATTACAAAGATTTCGAAGGAAATATCCCGGAAGGAAACTATGGAGCGGGACAGGTAGAAGTATGGGACAGCGGCACTTATGAACCCTTAGATGAAAATTCTAAACTTTCTGATGAAAAGGAATTATTAAAGGAACTTCATGCCGGTTCATTAAAATTTGTTTTACACGGTAAAAAACTGAAAGGTGAATTTGCTTTGGTTAAAATGAAAAACGGCGAAAACAACGCCTGGCTGCTTATTAAGCATAAAGATGATTTTGCAGAAAGTCCTTATGATGCTGAAGAAAATACATCTCCAAAATCTTTGGTAACGAAATTTTTAGAGGAAAAAAAAAGCCTAAAAATAAGCCCCAAAAAGAAATCATAA